The nucleotide window atatttgtaaaagataagttagctccaacatcaatattctctacaatttgacaataatatatgaaattatagatttataaaatgggcggcacggtggtgtagtggttagcactgtcgcctcacagcaagaaggtccgggttcaagccccatggctggcgagggcctttctgtgcggagtttgcatgttcttcccgtgtccgcatgggtttcctccgggtgctccggtttcccccacagtccaaagacatgcaggttaggttaactggtgactctaaattgaccgtaggtgtgaatgtgagtgtgaatggttgtctgtgtctatgtgtcagccctgtgatgacctggcgacttgttcagggtgtaccccgcctttcgcccgtagtcagctgggataggctccagcttgcctgcgaccctgtagaacaggataaagcggctagagataatgagatgagatgagatttataaaataacgtttttctatgtaaatgcgggcatcaatccgtgacgtcatgcattcagtgagcctccgtgcagaaagcgcatgcaggcggttgacagtgggagacagtgcgaggaacggcatggtgaggtcacactgaaagtctcctttcatttctatctgaacatgcaatattgtgcagcttagaacacaacagtaaatgcgtagggttgtttatcatttaatgaagccgcctaggctatatttaaaccgtttgctccatccatttcattaacgtggcagattcggaaactttagtttgaacgacggcgttaataacatattctagcagcttcgaaaacttaaggctgaatgacgacgtccacaacatattctatcaagactattgttatagtagcttacacacacacacacacacacacacacacacacacacagaatgttcagttgcaattgaaatttagttttgaataaagttaacttgtgtgaaaaatttgttccaagtgcccttttttgaatgttgagcccctgcccctccaaaggtctttgcacggccctgttaAGCAGTGTTCAATGCTTCTCCACACACAGTGATGGACTGAGAGCATGGTGGTGATCCAGGCCTCGGCTGGCGTAGTACCTCTGTCTTTTTGATGCTGATGGTAAGGCCATATCTGCAGCAAGCTCTTGAAAAGTTGTCAACAATGAGCTGAGCGTCATCAAAGGAATGGGGATAAGAGCGCAATCATCCGCATACAGTAGATCCTGGAGTAGCATAGATGACGTTTTGGTCTGGGCCTGAAGACGCCTTAAGTTGAAAATGCTGCCATTTCACTTGGGCTTTGTGCTATGCATTTGTAACTGCAATATAAATTGGAGTAGCGCTTACATGTATATCACTTACAGTATGTCGcatctttatatatattttgtctaTGGTTCACATAAACGGTAGAAATATAAACTTACCCTTTACGAAATGATCTGCACATACTCATACATATTTATTGCTGGTTTCTTTTATGTCCGATTTGTTCAGATTTGCAAGCCACTGCCTCTGTCGTCTATGGGTTAGAGCTTCCATTTGGGGTCTTTCTGGCATTTTAACAAGTGGGTAAACTAAACAATCTGACTCCAGCCTTAACAGAATTGTTCGAGCAGCTGATAACTGTGCAAATTTGTGGCATTTCGTATGAAGGTACTTATTGCTACGCATGTGTTATTCCACAAAGATGGTGGACACCGCTAAATCAGAGAGGGTCAtgggacatgtgacatcatgtgcaaACAGTCTATGCAAAGCAtcatgagaatacaggtaattaggtcaggtaagcgtcactgcttaccacaggtggtcagatcctgaaccattggtctgttggttgagcatgGTTATAGCCCATGGAGCTGGCTACCGGTAAAATAAACAAGCACCCCatgaccgatgccaagtggtgcacttaTATTTCTGAACGATGCACGTGCATCGGTTGCATCTgtctggatccatccctgtagtgaagtcgcttcatctcacacctgaaaaaaaaattgaaaaatccaacctttaattgaaatgaatttattcagagaaaaacaaatccctcattaagaaataattattttcaacaaaaccacatccccgtattattggcacccctgtatttaagactttgtacaccctccctttgccaataaaccagcactgagtctctccaatAACATTttctaaggttggagatacagagcagggcatctgagatcattcctctttacacactctctccagatcatccaggatcctcggccctctcttgtgctcgctcctcttcagctcagcccacaggttttcaatggggttcaggtcaggggactgagatggccatggcagaagctggattctgtggtcagtgaaccatttttgtgttgatttggacatatgcttcagatcattgtcctgctggaagatccagtgatgacccagttttagtttcctggcagaggcagccagattttgattgaaAATGTCCTGCTATTTCATGGAATtcaagggcctttggaggaaaaacagtcccaaaacatccaccatattttacagttggggcaGGGTTTCTTTTCCATTTTGATGGATGTCTAACTGAATTTAGCTGCTGTGTCACCTTATATTTGtatcccagttaatcaggaagtcatggattacagcttgaaggttcctacacactccagtcaactcaaaaatACCGTACAATTTAAAAGGGAAACGTACTTCAGTTATGTTCACTATAATTAGCaagagtgccaataattgtggcgcatgtgtttttgttgaaaataattgtcTCTTAacgagggatttttttttctctgaataaattttgtAGCGAgaacctgatgtgggtggagcacagaagcacagcaggctgtTGTTTGCGTTTGAAGTATtctctttattgctgcttttcagcataggactcaaaaaactctctctctctctctctctctctcacacacacacacacacgcaggctaGTATCGAGCCCTCGgcaccgacctccccttctcactctgttcttatagggcgcggtcactggaggagacacacaaggtgtagtgacatgaccactcaccttccctgactccgccctccattcccagactgctgcttggccacgcccccactgtcacaaatttatttcaattaaaagttggttatttctcttttttttccagtgtgagatgaagcgacttcaccaaaaggtggattttttttctaactcttTTTACTAATCCTTACATGGGGCACCAATAATTGTGGAGCACTGTACATTCTGCTCTCATTCTGTCATCCCTGATTCTTCTGTTTCTCCTTTTTGCCTCacaacaaataaataattgaaatcaTACAACAAATTCAGCATGATGAAAAGaacaggcgagagagagagagggaggcttTTAAATCTCTTTAATATTAAACCACTAAGTttaggacggtggtgtagtggttagcgctgtcgcctcacagcaagaaggtccgggttcaagccccgtggccggcgagggcctttctgtgtggggtttgcatgttctccccgtgtccacgtgggtttcctccgggtgctccggtttcccccacagtccaaagacatgcaggttacgttaactggtgactctaaattgagcataggtgtgaatgagagtgtgaatggttgtctgtctatatgtcagccctgtgatgacctggcgacttgtccagggtgcaccccgcctgtcgcccgtagtcagctaggataggctccagcttgcctgcgaccctgtagaacacgataaagcggctacagataatgagatgagattaaacattggttttttttaagcacttttttgtttaccacataattccatgttatgtcatagttttgatgccttcagtattgttctacaatgtagaaaatagtcaaaatacagaaaaaaaatctatgaatgaggaggggtgtacaaactttggaCTCTTactgtttatacacacacacacacacacacacaaaacccagtGATATTCACATATACACGTtttcaacagttattccatgaaatcgagtcgtacatgagctgatagctgacgaggcgtgtagcaccgagttgggtataagccatgtacgagattgagtggaataacttttattctgttcacatttagtggattttgagaaacagaactttttttttttacaaatttgatgaataaaaactttatacaaaatgtccaacaaaaccatttcctcttagaatataaacaaactggtgaaatgacagcaagaatttgtgaaaaatgctataataattcttgaaaaataaaaaaagatacgttcttactatcaaacttttattccatattttgttgccttttttttgtgccttacttttttttcttctttagttttttggtggttggcaaaccaacttaaaggtgcattatcgccaccgactgggttggagtgtggaatgggagatattggggggaaaaaacaaacaaaatactatattcttttagccatttctgtttcttttaaatacttgataattttgggggtttgtttttgagtagtttttatttcatccttggttggttcagcaacacgctccgccgttttgtttttttctactcacagtatatgagctgatagcctagtagtagagtagccaatcggagcatatGATTGCTCCATATCCAGTGAATCTGGATAGAATcattaaatgttattcacttcaccggtCAGTGGTCATAACGTTATGGCTGACTGATGTATTTGTAGAGTAGAAATTGTCAGTTTTGCCATAGATGGGGATGCAGCCATGAAGAAACAGCCAGAGAGAAGTATGCAAAACACTGCAGGAAATACCACAGATTTTACTGTACAGGAATGTGGTCTGTTTCTGTTAAAAGAATAGCTGTACTTGGGCGCGTTACCAGATGGCATAGTTGAATGCACATATTGTGGAAAGAGTTACATTGAAATAAAATGCCCCTATTGTTTAAAGGACAAAAATATAGATGATGCGTCGAAAAAGTCAACATAATTATGTTTTGCGAGAATTGTTTGGAAAATACTTTTCTGCCACACAAAGAAATCCAGCCAGTACAGACCCTGAAAATACGTGGTGTTACTGCAGAAATGCTGACAGTGGTGTAATATTGAACCGTGAGTCAGGTATGTGTAAAATCGGAAGAGTTCACGTCTTGTTTGGGTCCAAAAAGAATCCCAAAATCAAACTGGCATTGTTCAGGTTATAGAACGCTTTCAAGTAAGACCAACAAGTGACtttatctcatatcatctctagccgctttatacatttctttatttcaaggAATGTAAAATTAGGTGAAAACTTTCAGACATACACATTACGTGCTTCTTACTAcaaataaatgttttaatttaCAAACATTTCATTACAAATTTTACCACTGACGACCATGCAAGTTATTTACACCTGTTACAATTATGTTAAAATCTGCAGCAATTCAATAATTTGGCAGTTTTTGCAAAGAATTCCACGTCAAAATTATAATTCAAACTATAAAGCATACAGCAATGTTTATAAACTTTGTCACTGTATAATATTGACAAATTACACTGAATTGTCATTTGCAGTATGGTAAAAATTTCCATCAAATCCTTCTCAAATATGTACATTAACTGTGATTGATATGATTTTTAtcacatctaaaattgttaaaagAATTTTAAGCTGTCTTTGTCATAAGtattacacaaaaaaaaaaagtagctgtTCAGACATCATGTAATCCATAAAATGAGGGTTTCAAATAAAAGTGaaatttgtcatttttttttcactcaaaaAGAATCATGGGGTCAGACAGGTTCATCAATGCACAGCAGATATGTACTATTTTGTCCAAAGATGTTATTCCATTATCTTTTGAATGTACAAGAGATATGGGCACAGTATTGCTCAGTATTGTGTATTTCTGACGAACCATTCCAATAACCCTCTCAACATGGATTCTGGCTGACGCGAGCGCCCTTGTGCCCTCCACATCCAACGCGCTCATTTGGGACGTTCCCCGAGTAAATGCAGAAATGTAAACATTTGCAGAAGGCAATCCAACAGCGTCACCTCCATCAAACCCTCGGTCTGCTAGGATCAGATCCCCTGGCAAAAGTTCATCCAGAAATCCGCAATGTTCTGTTATGTGTTTGTCGCTGCAGTGACCATCCCACCCCTGAGAAACGAAACAAACCGCGCCTTGTGGGGCAATACCGATCAGATATTTTGAAGAGTTGTGGCTTTTATTCTGCGAACAGGTTTCTCTCGGTGTTTCCACATCACTCGGTTTTTCCTGAAATATTTCAAAACAGTCAATTATACAGCAACATTTCTCAAAGTTTTGTTGAAATGAAACTGGCAGACTTTGCCGTAAATGTTCCCTATCTGGCCAGATCACCAGCGCCGGAACGAGGCGACAGAACATAACATCACACGTGTTACTAAATACTCTGGATGCAGTTTCCAAAGAAATGGAAAATAAGTAGGCTAAAAACTGTAAGTTTAAGTTCAGTCGAAGATGCATACATGTCAGCAGGAACTGCCGGAAAGGTGAAAGCTTCCTGTTTAAATTTAAATAAGGCCGTATAAACTGGAACGTCACCATCATAATCCCATATGTTGGAAGACCTGTAAATTGTTCCACTTTGTCATTGTCCTCTGAAAAAGACTCCGGACAGAGAAAGTATTTTTTCAGTTGTTCCTTTAAAGTACGATTTTCCTTCCTCAGGATTCTGCATTGGAGCTCAAAAGGCAATGCTTCATTTTCATCTAAAGCTTCTGCACTTCCTTCATCTTTGAGATCTGCAACTTCAGGAGATGATTCAGTGGAATCCGTGGAGCATTCAGAAGGAGTGGTTACATCAGTGTCTCGAAGGCCAAGCACTGCACATTCCGCTGTAACTTGTTTTCTACTTCCACGTTTCCTTTTCTTCAGGTTTTGTCGCTTTTCAGACTTCTGCAATgcttttgtgtttttttgttttgcagacgactgtgtgtgagagaaaatgCTTGGCACATAATCAGGTGACAGGGGGTGATCACTTTTCTTCCCTGTAAGTCACAACAAAATATTAATTAGTTCATTTACAGGTTATTATTTTCATTAAACTCATTATTATAGTAGTGTCAAGCATGCTGGGAAAAACTTAGATGCAAACAATGTAGAGCTATAAGAAGTAATATTTTCATTGTTTGCTAAAAGCATGAACAGCTCAGTTTCATTTATGCCGAGTCCATTTATCATCATGAAGATACTTAATAgcaattagtataaatacagaggtgattatagaaaatcgtgtgcgctgattggttgagagattcgaaccatttctcgataatcacctcaagtaactcggcaaaatggcggccaatcgcttcatcatcaaaaatgaggaagaattacaaatgctgttcttaaagtgcatattctggaccaattgttttgttttttttttttatctgaaagcatgtccctttacacactcatccagaagggtaattttgcacaaggcaatctgtctacagcagaaaaaaaataaataaaatgcatctggaaaaatcccaagggagtctggagccagattcgtggcgttacctgcggaagcgccagcaggctgcgcgagctttgcacggtttcagtgcacagcctgtgtagaccaagcgctcccatttctctctcattgtccggtcttttgggaaacgatgagtactaatcccatcaagattggtgttgctacaccctcctacgatacatctgttcaccattttaataattacgcgataatgttgaagaaatttgcagaaaaggtcgttttctcataaacaaaccagcgctgacgtaggattcagagggaggcgtcccgcacgcgacatcacgaaaatcaatgtttgccgggaaatccaaatgccaagttttttcagaggcggactaattcgcctcaaatggcttgagttcaactgaatttttctgatattgcacaaggtaaaaaaaaactgcacaaaatgaaaaatgtgacagatatttgaccaaagtttaatataaaataggggaATTACATTgagcttgctcctgaatttacccgtgatccgCACTTTAATGCTGTTCTTAAAAGCActaaaagatgctacgaagtttgctgTGAAACTATTCAAAAAGGTGGAATTATGATTTATTTCATCGCGTTCAAAACAAAGTATCTTACGTGATTCGGCATAGATAAATGACAAGTCtgcgcattacatttgcatgttgcttctgaagtttgaaataattttttaaatacagtttaaatgtttatttatactacaattatccacctcaggctcagtgaataataacctcaaccccATCTCGATTATTATCCACTGAGCctgtggtgaataattgttaattatcccTAATTCATACAATTGTAACTAATGATTGTTGGGCTTCAAGAAACATTACTTAAGCTTATTAAAAAAAGTCAAAGGGATTTAAATTTCAGAACTGGATTTTAAATAAAAGAGGAAAGGATTATGGCTGGACCCAATAGGTTTATTTATTAATATTAGCCATATTTAATAGGCCTACAGCTCGTGGAGAATCAAAGCTAGGCAAATCCCCTTAGATCACAGATtactttaaacaaacaaacaaaacaaacccacACCAAATACGAACCTGCTGACCCCCCCAACTGATCTAATACAGATAACAAATCTAATACTACCAGGAACATCATGCACTGTAATATTTATTCTATTCATTTCCTTGCTCCTGTAACTTGCTTTTTTTATAAATAACCTTTTAACTACAGGTCACTACAGATGCAGGCCGACACACCGGGGAAGCTTTACTATCTCGGCCAAAGTTCTGTTCATGTTACACCAACTTACAGACTTACTGAATGTGAACTTCGGTATCCCAGCGTAACCAGTCCCCGATAGCATAACGTGTCCCGTCAAACTAATAATAAAATACTGACGACTTGCGTTTATATTTGGACACAATGTAATAAATGTTTAGATGGGTCAACTGAATTTCAGCAAATTCTGGCCATATTTGAAACTCACTGCCGTCCACACACGCGTGCGCGTCATCTTTAATGTAGCGAAGAAAACGGCGTACCGAGTTCTCGATAGTTACAAACATGACGCCATAGCTGAGGAGATTTTCTGAGAAATGGGATTTCCCCACAGAGTTTTCTGTTCTGTGTTACTACGACATATCTACCTaccgacacagagacaaaaagTACCACTCAGGTTCCTTTTAATACTGAATGTGCTTgacatgtattattattattattattattattaatacaagtCCTAAATTACTTACAATTTACTGCATAATAAAATTAATTATTCTAAATActcaaattatctcatctcatctcattatctctagccgctttatcctgttctacagggtcgcaggcaagctggagcctatcccagctgactacgggcgaaaggcggggtacaccctggacaagtcgccaggtcatcacagggctgacacatagacacagacaaccattcacactcacattcacacctacggtcaatttagagtcaccagttaacctaacctgcatgtctttggactgtgggggaaaccggagcacccggaggaaacccacgcggacacggggagaacatgcaaactccacacagaaaggccctcgccggccccggggctcgaacccaggaccttcttgctgtgaggcgacagcgctaaccactacaccaccgtgccgcctactcaaattattataaaaaatatttccataaaaattaatatttccaaaacattaaaaatgacaaatttaaagaaaacctaaataacaccaggcaatatttatttataactATCAAAAACAAGATCAAAATAATTCAAAAGTATATAAAAAAAAAGCCAATGTGTATTAAAGAGAATGAGATGTGAGATATTAGTGAGAGCACTGAGGAATAATCTGTTATCGAACTCTATCAGGATCGATTCATGTGtgatgtgaattatgtgacctctaataaataaataaaatttaccagcttaaggtcggtccgtattgtgaaatacccagggtgcgatttgtcaaaaaaccagaagggggggatgtttttttttaatcatgaaacgtcacaaaactaaggtaacaataggctaacagctcaataacatccgatgatatcaaatgaataacactgtggcagcgggggcgtggtcaagcatcggtctgtgacaggagggcggagtcagggaaggtaagtggcagaatcactacacctgtcattaatgtgtttgtgtgtcttcccagtgaccgcgccctatttaaggagagagcgctagagcagagggagctctctccacaactagacgactgatgtgtatgtgagtgcagatagaagctgaataaaagcgagttgtgtgaaatcagttctgtcctgccatccttctgtcacagaccgatgcttgaccacgcccccgctgccacaaacactaaatgaaaacaaaccagagatagtaaattcatcttcctatctctctgactaaatacactaacacacaacaaagttcgcatggcttgtcgcgttgctgtgatgtttctctccctccggattaaatggacagtgactcgaaaatcactaaaatacatgaatactaaatgaacagtttgctctgatggctcagttcatgtggccttttctgctttcccgtcggtgcgctatctgccgcgtttcgcccttctttaatccacatttctgcgaatttctcagcagggaaggaacgcacgtctggcccattgacagcgaggaaaagaaggctgtcagtgtggatacattcattctgttggctcatcagtaaggatgtgattcatggcgccaaatccacgttcacactctggatattgttattacctacaatgtatctatttgctggggacgttcgtgaacatcaaagctgccacttggggtcattttgaaagtgagtgcaatgtagaccatagaaaactgtctcacaacatgcctgtcatgtcaactttttgttttggtttgtttgttttattgacagggTTGtccccaaggatttttttttcagcagagataaaaaccagaggggggggatgatcccccccatcccccccagcaaatcgcacccaggaaataccatgaccgaggtcttgaaagtactgaccgaggccctctgggccaaagtCACAGtactt belongs to Neoarius graeffei isolate fNeoGra1 chromosome 11, fNeoGra1.pri, whole genome shotgun sequence and includes:
- the LOC132894248 gene encoding uncharacterized protein LOC132894248 isoform X1; translated protein: MPKVNCCVPYCVSTTKRTPNLSFYQLPVEENRRKKWISLIRNENLRTESKWTSVCSLHFSGGKKTYLNRDPAIFPWSAEWPSVIEDYNNRHCSSSETSDIPKPGKHRSVIRPLPLNIPKHSGAERDCRSEETPKPRKVFIPTFEAAATLQRDDVEKRLQTSVHFHDYFQRPEEETNSTGIGVVSETNQEMQINFTCAEHTDVRCPSEAGKQDTGKKSDHPLSPDYVPSIFSHTQSSAKQKNTKALQKSEKRQNLKKRKRGSRKQVTAECAVLGLRDTDVTTPSECSTDSTESSPEVADLKDEGSAEALDENEALPFELQCRILRKENRTLKEQLKKYFLCPESFSEDNDKVEQFTGLPTYGIMMVTFQFIRPYLNLNRKLSPFRQFLLTCMHLRLNLNLQFLAYLFSISLETASRVFSNTCDVMFCRLVPALVIWPDREHLRQSLPVSFQQNFEKCCCIIDCFEIFQEKPSDVETPRETCSQNKSHNSSKYLIGIAPQGAVCFVSQGWDGHCSDKHITEHCGFLDELLPGDLILADRGFDGGDAVGLPSANVYISAFTRGTSQMSALDVEGTRALASARIHVERVIGMVRQKYTILSNTVPISLVHSKDNGITSLDKIVHICCALMNLSDPMILFE